One Pseudomonas syringae CC1557 genomic window, TTTTATTTGTCCCTGAGACTTGCCGCAGGACCGTTCCGCGCCTTGAATAAAACCAGGCATAAACAGGTTGGGGCAGTGCAGACGAATATAAAGCCGGGTTGTCAGTGCAAAAAGTGGAGTCACTCATGCTGGAGTCGGTGGAGACCACGCGTTGCGCAAAGCTACCCGAATGCAGCCCGCAGGGCAAACGATACACCCCACAGGGCTGGCACTCTGCCACAACTAAAGGCATGCTAGCCGCCCTTCGGGGGACCGGCTATGTTGCTTAAAGCATTACTGCTCCAGTTCAGCACTCAGGAACAACGATTTGCCCACATCAACGCATTTGTCGTCATCGCGTGTTGCTGCGAACAGTACGGGCAGGCATCTGAGTGGGTCGGTGAAAGGTGCGCTGGCGGCGCTGGTATTGCTGATGCTTGCCCTGCTGCTGTGGCAACTGATCGAGCAGTTCCACCAGACTCAGGAGCGCCAGCGTCAGCGCAGCATCGAGTACAGCGTTCAGCTCTCCGACCGGATGACCCTGAACATGGCGCTCAAGGCACAGATCGCCATGAACCTGCTGGACGAGGCCCAGTCGTCCGGAGAGCAACTGGAGCAACCCCACGCGCTCGCGGCCTTGCGCACAGCATTACCCGCACTGCGCAGCGCCGCCCGGCTTAACCCGGCGGGCAACATTGTCAGCGACAGCGCTGAAGCCTCACGCGACGGGGAGTTTCTGCAACGCACCATGAAGCAGGCGCTGGGCCGCCCCTATTTCTACATCAGCACCGATGACGGCGCTCAGGTCTATCTGCTGGTTCGCCTGGGCACAGGCAGCAGCGGAGACTACTGGGCGTTGCGCATGTCTCCGGACGCACTCAAAGACCTGTTCAGCCAGCCTGCCCAGGATATTCAACACCTGTGGCGCCTGGAACAGCGCAAAACCCAACGGGTGATCCTGCGTGAAGTCATGCCTGCCAACGACTCCGACAGCGGCCTGGCGGACACCATTCTGCTGCAGCCGCTAGTCAACAGTGACTGGCAACTGCGCGGGCTGTTCGATGCCTACAAAACCCGCAGGGCGCTACTCGGGCCGTTGATTAGCAAGTGCCTGATCGGCCTGTTGTTGTCGATTCTTCCGTTGATCGCACTGATCAGCCTGCGCACCCGGCAGCGGCAGATGCAGCAAAGCCGTCGCCGCTATCGGGATATTTTCGAAGGTGCGGGCGTTGCGATCTGTGTCATGGACATGTCCGGCCTGCCGGAGCAACTGGAAGCACTGCAGATCAAGTCCGACGAGGACTTTGATCGCGTGGTCAGGAATCAACCAACGGCGCTGAAGAGACTGTTGCAGCAATTGCGGATCACCGAAGTCAACGAGGTGGCGCTGGCCCTGCTGAATATCGAGTGCGCCGAGCGGGCGTGGCAGAAGCTGATCGAGGGCGAGTCGCGCGCACGCCCCGGCATCGGCATTCAACTGATTCAGGCAGTGCTCGACAAACAGCCACGGCTGGAACTGGAAATCTGCCTCACCCAGGCAGGCGCTCAGGACAAACACTTGTGGCTGGTGATGCGCCTGCCCGAGGTGCACAGCGACTCCGATGCGGTGATCCTCAGCATCGGCGACATTACCAGCCGCAAACAGATCGAACTGTCACTGCAGGACCGGGAAAGCTTCTGGTCCGACGTCGTGCGCACGGTGCCGGATCACCTGTACGTTCAGGATGTGCTGAGCCAGCGAATGATCTACAGCAACCACCATTTCGGGCACACACTGGGCTACAGCAAGTCCGAACTACAGGCCATGGGCGAGTTCTTCTGGGAGGTCCTGCTGCACCAGGAAGACGCCAAGACCTATCAGGACATGCGCCTGCGTCAGCGCCATTACGGCCACAATGAGTTGCTGCAAAACGTGTTGCGCTTTCGTGATCGAGAAAACCGCTGGCGCAGCTTCGACGTTCGCGAACAGGCGCTGGCCTGGGACGCTGAAAACCGGGTTACCCGAATCATCGGCATTGCCAAGGACATTACCGATCAGGTTGCGTCCAGTCAGTCATTGCGTGACAGCGAGCAACGTTATCGCATGCTTGCCGAGAGCATCAGCGATGTGATTTTTACCACCGACAATCAACTGCGAGCCAATTATGTGAGCCCTTCGGTGGAGAGCATCCTGGGCTACAGTCCCGACTGGATCCTTGAACATGGCTGGACAGGTGCCGTTGCTACTCAACAGCAACTGAGCGGTTTCTACGCGCTCATGAGCCGCATTCGCAAGGTGCTGAAAAAACCCCTGGAACTGGCCAGCCTGCGCAGCGAAGTCACGACCCGACTGTTCCTCTTCGACTGCCTGCGCGCCGACGGCCGCAAGATTCCGGTCGAGTTGCGGGTGGTACTGGTCTGGGATGAGCACCATAATTTCGAGGGCATCCTCGGCGTGGGCCGGGACGTCAGTCAGCAGCGACGGGCGGAAAAAGACCTGCGCATGGCCGCCACGGTCTTCGAGCATTCGACCTCGGCGATCCTGATCACCGACCCGGCGGGCTATATCGTACGGGCCAACGAGGCCTTCACGCGGGTCAGCGGCTATGAAGTCGCTCAGGTGGTCGACCAGTTGCCGAGCATGCTCACGGTGGAAGCAGAGCAGGAAGCGCACGTGCGTTACATCATCAGGCAATTGAGCGGACGCGGCACCTGGGAAGGCGAGATACGCCTCAAACGACGCAATGGCGAGCAGTACCCGGCTTGGGTCGGCATCACAGCGGTGCTCGATGACGAAGGTGATCTGGCGAGTTACGTGTGCTTTTTCAGCGATATCAGTGAGCGCAAGGCCAGCGAGGATCGCATTCATCGCCTTGCCTACTACGACGCGTTGACGCACCTGCCCAATCGCACCCTGTTTCAGGACCGTCTGTACTCGGCGCTGCAACAGGCCGAGCGCCAGCAAGGCTGGGTGGGCCTGATGTTTCTGGATCTGGACCGCTTCAAGCCGATCAATGATTCGCTGGGACATGCCGCAGGCGACCGTATGCTTCAGGAAATGGCCACGCGTCTGCTCGCCTGTGTCGATGCCGATGACACGGTGGCGCGCATGGGCGGCGACGAATTCACCTTGCTATTGCAACAAGGCAGTACCCGTGAAGAGGCGATGAATCGTGCGATTCAGGTTGCCGAGCGGATTCTGACCAGCCTGGTGACACCGTTCGTGCTCGAAGGCCGCGAGTTTTTCGTCACGGCCAGTATCGGCATCGCCCTCAGCCCGCAGGATGGCAAAGAGCTGAGCCAGTTGATGAAAAACGCTGACACGGCGATGTATCACGCCAAGGAATGCGGCAAGAACAACTTCCAGTTCTATCAGGCGAACATGAATGCCACGGCGCTGGAGCGTCTGGAGCTGGAAAGCGACCTGCGTCACGCCCTTGAGCAGCAGGAGTTCACTCTCTACTACCAACCGCAGTTCAGTGGTGATGGCAAGCGTCTGACGGGCGCAGAGGCCTTGCTGCGCTGGCGTCATCCACGGCGTGGGCTGGTCCCGCCCAATGATTTCATCCCGGTGCTGGAAGAACTCGGGCTGGTGGTGGAAGTCGGCGACTGGGTGCTGACCGAAGCCTGTCGTCAGCTAAAACACTGGCATCAGGCCAAGGTGCGAGTGCCGAAGGTGTCGGTCAATATCTCGGCCAGGCAGTTCTCGGATGGCCAGCTTGGCAAACGCATTGCCACGATTCTGGAGCAAACCGGCCTTTCGCCCGCCTGTCTTGAGCTGGAACTGACGGAAAGCATCCTGATGCGTGAGGTCAACGAGGCCATGCAGATCCTCGACGGGCTGAAAAATCTCGGTTTGAGCATAGCGGTGGATGACTTCGGCACGGGTTACTCGTCGCTGAACTACCTCAAACAGTTCCCGATCGATGTGCTGAAGATCGACCGTACGTTCGTCGACGGCCTGCCATCCGGCGAGCAGGACGCGCAGATCGCGCGCGCCATCATCGCCATGGCGCACAGCCTGAACCTGTCGGTCATCGCCGAGGGCGTGGAAACCCACGAGCAACTGGAGTTTCTCCGCGAACACGGCTGTGACGAGGTCCAGGGCTACCTCTTCGGCCGCCCGATGCCACCCAGACAGTTCGAAGCGCAATTCAGCAACGATGCGCTGTTCATGCTGGATTGAGGTCGAGCTTCGCGGCCTGGCCATCGTACATTTGAACGATAGCCGAACCCTTGAATATGAGTAGACTTGAGCCACAGCCTCGCACAGCGTCAATGACAGCGAGCACTCTACCCATAACAAAGAACACAAGGGGGTAGCATGATCAGCGATACAACATCCCTGGACAGTGTTTCCTGTCAGGTCGTGGAAGCCTTGAACGAAGTGATTCTCGAGCTCCAGACCGAGGTCAGCAGCGCGTCGATCTCTACGTTTCATCAACAGGCGCTTGGGCGGGTTAGCGCGCTGGTGCAGTTCGACAAGGCGTGGTGGGGAAGGTCCACCTGGCATGACAACTGGCCCGTCGAGCACAGTTCCTTCTTGCTGGGCCTGCCCACCGGTTACGCCGCCGAGTGGGAGCAACTCAAGACCTCGGATGCCAGTGTCGGCCGAATGCATCAGACTCAGGGCGTCTGTCAGATCATTCACTGCACGGCAGCGGATGCACCTCCCGCGCTTGCCGCACTCGGACGCCAGTACGATCTTTGCTTCGCGCTGGGCATCGTCCTGACCGACCCGCACACCCAGCAGGGCGTGCATTTGACGCTGTTTCGCTCGGCCGACCACACGCCCTTTTCGCCCCTGGACAAACGCCTGATCGAGTGGCTGATGCCGCATCTGGTCGCCGCCGAACAGGCCAGTTATCTGCGCACGCTCACGACCCTGCGGGAAACTCAGGGTGCTTACGACGAGACCGCCATGGCGGTGAGCGATCGTTATGGCGTGCTGCTTTCCATGGAGCCAGCGTTCTCGTCGATGCTGGGCTCGGAATGGCCTGACAGACCGTCCAATCGTCTACCGCGACAGTGCAACCCGCAAGCAGGCTATTCGGGTCTGAACCTGCATATCACATCACAGCCCGTGGGCGACCTCATTCTATTGACGGCGCGCCGACGCAGCAGTCTGGAACTGTTGAGCACGCGCGAACTTCAGGTCGCCCGAGGCTTTGCGGTCGGACAGACTTACAAGGAAGTTGCTCGCAGCATCGGTATGTCCCCCTGCACCGTCCGACACCACTTGAGAAAGATCTACAACAAGCTCGGTGTCACCCGTAAAGCGCAGATCGCTCAGTTACTCCATTTGACTGACGGCTGACGCCAACGCGTTCTACCCCACTTCCGGTTTTTCCAATAACTGCCACCCCGCAAGGGAGGGCTGTGCTCGCCCATAAAAATAAGAAGGCACTTGCCAATGTCATTAACAAAACCGTTCCTTAGCGCTTCCGTGCTCGCCATGGCGATCCTTTGGTTATCGTCCACGGCCTGCGCCACCGAAAATGCTGCGCCCACGACAGCCGCTGGTGTTTTCGACTTTGGCGCTGGCTTCATGCCGCCCTCCACTCCCAATGGCACCGTCGGCACCCGCATCAGCAACTACCGGGCAGATGTCATCAAGGACAGTCACGGCAATAACAGCCCCAACGATTTTCATATAAACGTCCTGGCGATCGGCCTCGCTTACTTGCGAATGACCGAGCAGGAGTTTCTCGGTGCCCGCTATGGTTTCGCGGTGGTGCCGATCTTTTTCAAGATGGATGCAGACCTGGGTGTGAATGCCGGGGGACAACGGGTATTCAGCGACAGTGCATCGCTCTTTCGTCAGGCGGACCTGCAAGTGGTGCCGATCATCCTGGACTGGAAGCTCGGGCCGGGGCTGGGCATCAATACCCAACTGATGTTTCAGGCGCCCACCGGGGACTATGACAAAAACCGTCTGGTCAGCCCCGGTACAAACCACTGGACGGTTTCTCCGCAGTTGAATGCGACCTACATTTCACCCGGTGGCTTCGAGGTTTCCTCGAGCTTTCAGATCGATATAAACGCGCGTAACCCCGACACCGATTACCGCAGTGGCGTTGAGTACCGACATGAGTTTGCGGTGGGCCAACATGTGGGCGACTGGACCGTCGGCATTGGCGGCTACTACTACCGGCAGCTGTCTGACGACGACGCGCCGGGGCTGACCCGCGGCAATCGCGCCCGGGTACTCGCCGCAGGCCCTGCAGTAAGTTACTTCAAACCCGGCGCCGGGCTGCCCCCCATCTGGCTGCACGCCTACAAGGAGTTCGACGCACGCAACCGTGCCGAGGGCTACACCGTGGCGCTGCGTACCGGCATCAGTTTCTAAGTGGCGTACGCACCGTGACGGCACATTTTCAATCCTGGAGACGATCAATGAAAAACCTGCACGAACTATTCAATACGCTGGACGGACGTGGCCTGGCAGCACTGGTGCGCAATGGCGAGGTGAGCCCGGCCGAGCTGCTGGAAACCGCTATCGCGCGGGTAGAGCAGGTCGAGCCTGGCCTGAACGCCGTCAGCGAAAGGCTTTACGATCAGGCTCGTGGCCAAGCGAGCGGGAGTAGCGTCAGGCAGGGCGTCATGGCGGGCGTACCGACCCTGGTGAAAGACATGTTCACCCCGATGGCAGGGGCACGGATGACCCATGGTTCCCATGCGCTGGGCGAGTTTCGCTCAGACATCGACTGCGAAATTGTCAGCCGACTGCGCCAGGCAGGCTGTCAACTGATCGGAACAACCACTGCCCCTGAATTCGGCGTGTCCTACAGCACCGAATCGCAACGCTTCGGCGCGACCCGCAACCCCTGGAATCCGCAACACAGCGCGGGCGGTTCCAGTGGGGGTGCGGCGGCTCTGGTTGCGGCGCGCGCCATTCCGTTCGCCCATGGCAACGATGGCGGCGGCTCGCTTCGTGTGCCAGCCTCCTGCTGTGGTGTATTCGGCTTCAAACCCTCGCGCGGCTTATTGCCATCCGGTCCGATGGTCGGCGAGGGCTGGGCAGGTCTGAGCACGGCTCATGCGATTACCCTGTCGGTAGGCGACAGCGCCGCCCTGCTTGACGCCACTGCCGGGAGCGACCTGGGGGCTCCCTATGCGGCCCCCATGCCGGCGACGCCCTTTGCACACGCCGCAGGACGCGATCCCAAGCGCCTGAAAATCGCCCTGATCTCGGCAATATCGCCGTGGCCCGCCGAACCTGAAGCACTGGCCGCATTGCAACACACCGCGGCCTTGCTGGAGGCGCTCGGCCATTACGTGGTTCCGGCGACATTGCCAGTCCGACTGCCTGAATTCCTTGATGCGACGTTCGACATCATCGGCTCACACACCCAGGGCTACCTCGATCTGCTGGGGAAAATGCGCGGTTTCCCGGTGACCATGGAAGAGCTGGAACCGCGCACCCGTGTCATTCTGCGCGAGCGCGGGCAGTTGCCTGCAACACGCTACATTTCGGCGGTCGAATCGATGCATGCACTGGGCCGGGCGATGGCCGGTTTCTTCGAAGAGTACGACATTGTCCTCACCCCGACGCTCAACCGCGCTCCACCCCGCCTGGGAGAGCTGGCCTTCGACGACGACAGCCGATCCCTGCAGGACTTCATAGCGCTTTCGCACAGTTACTCGCCCTACACAGCGATCTTCAACGCAACAGGTCAGCCGGCCATGTCCGTCCCCCTCTACTGGACAGCCGATTCGCTGCCAATGGGTTCGCACTTCGTCGCGCGGTTTGGTGACGAACTGACCTTGCTGAGCCTCGCCGGCCAACTGGAACGCGCCCAGCCGTGGGCCGCACGCAGGCCGCCTCTGAGTGCTAATGCGGGTTGATGCGAGTGGGCTTTTGCCAGCAATGGAGGCAAGGTCACAGGAGTGGTCTTGCCCCTCGAAACCCACAGAAGCCAGGATCCCGCGCCTTTTCCCGTGCTGCGTGAACCCCATCACTGCTCAAGATGACTGCCTTTCATATGCCAGATAAAACCCGATGGGGTAGAATAGACGCCTTTTCCGCCATGCCCCCTTGAGGACTGCCATGTTCAGCCGTGATTTGACTATCGCCAAGTACGACGCCGATCTGTTTGCCGCCATGGAGCAAGAAGCTCTGCGTCAGGAAGAACACATCGAGCTGATTGCCTCGGAAAACTACACCAGTCCGGCCGTCATGGAAGCTCAAGGCTCGGTCCTGACCAACAAGTACGCTGAAGGCTATCCAGGCAAGCGCTACTACGGCGGCTGCGAGTACGTCGATGTTGTCGAGCAACTGGCCATCGACCGCGCCAAAGAGCTGTTCGGCGCTGATTATGCCAACGTCCAGCCACACGCAGGCTCACAGGCCAACTCGGCTGTTTACCTGGCCCTGCTGCAAGGCGGAGACACCATTCTGGGCATGAGCCTGGCCCACGGCGGTCACTTGACCCACGGCGCCAGTGTTTCGTCCTCGGGCAAACTGTACAACGCCGTTCAGTACGGCATCGACGGCAACGGCATGATCGACTACGACGAAGTCGAACGTCTGGCCGTCGAGCACAAACCGAAAATGATTGTCGCAGGCTTCTCTGCCTACTCGCAGATCCTCGACTTCCCGCGCTTCCGTGCCATCGCTGACAAGGTCGGTGCCTACCTGTTCGTCGACATGGCTCACGTAGCCGGTCTGGTTGCGGCAGGTGTCTACCCGAACCCGGTGCCATTCGCCGACGTCGTGACCACCACCACGCACAAGACCCTGCGCGGTCCTCGGGGCGGCCTGATCCTGGCGCGCGCCAACCCGGAAATCGAGAAGAAGCTGAACTCCGCCGTATTCCCTGGCTCCCAGGGCGGTCCGCTGGAGCACGTCATCGCAGCCAAGGCCATCTGCTTCAAGGAAGCGCTGCAGCCTGAGTTCAAGGCCTACCAGCAACAAGTGGTCAAGAACGCCAAGGCCATGGCCGGTGTGTTCATCGAGCGCGGCTTCGACGTGGTGTCCGGCGGTACTGAAAACCACCTGTTCCTGCTGTCGCTGATCAAACAGGACATCTCCGGTAAAGACGCCGACGCCGCTCTGGGTCGTGCCTTCATTACCGTCAACAAAAACTCCGTACCCAACGACCCACGCTCCCCGTTCGTCACCTCCGGCCTGCGCTTCGGCACCCCGGCAGTGACCACTCGCGGCTTCAAGGAAGCAGAGTGCAAGGAACTGGCTGGCTGGATCTGCGACATCCTGGCTGACCTGAACAACGAAACCGTGATCGACGCGGTTCGTGAGAAGGTCAAGGCCATCTGCGCCAAGCTGCCGGTTTACGGCGCTTGATAAGCTTCGTGTAAACGCAATACCGAAAGCCCCGGTTCGTGAGAACCGGGGCTTTTTTGCTTGAAGTTCGCCGTTAAAAGCGATCCTAAACATTCCTTTAAATAAAGTTTCAAACGTTTAATCACCAAACAACCTATAACCGACAGCGCAATAACTCTTCGCACCAACTGTAAAACCATTCCTACATAAAACAAAGAACCTCCCTATTCAAACCAGATCTCATCGCCCATAAAAAATCGAGCACAGGCCAGTATCTTTAGCTCTTCGGGACACAGATCCATAGCAATACAACCGTATGCGTCTGGCGAAGTCATCTAGCAGGTAAATTTGTAGACGTCCGACGTGAGTATGCTGACTCTGCGTTGCACTGCCTGAACCACAGGGGAGCGGAAATCCTCTGGCATGAGCCTTTCGACTGCCGCTGCCTTAAAGGTTTGGATCTCTTGAAATCACTTTTGACATAACATAGTACAAAGTTTAGCTTTCCCAATTCTCCCCCCGAACGCAGGAGCGATGAATGCCTTTATGGACAAGGATCCCCAGTTGGCTCGATATCGAGTCTTATGCCGAACGCCTATTTAGTACGCGCAGCCTAGGGGAACGGGAAAGGGGCATGAATCCTCTCAGCCCACCCAGCTCAATAAATGTACCTAGTATCGATCTAATTTATCGCCGGGTCAGATGTGTCCGTCGAGCCTGTGATTTGGGCGAAAAAGAGGCCGCCAACAGCATCCTGAAGCGCTTTTCTGACCTTGATATTCGAAGCATCCTTGATGAGATGATTAGCGCAGTGGTCGACATGGCCATGATCATTATCAGCAGTGCGTTAACTGGCGCTACGATAGGTGGAGGGATCGGATTACTTGCAGGCGGCATCGGCGCGTTCCCAGGCGCAACGGCAGGAGCACTGGTCGGAGTGCAAGCGGGAACGTGGATTCTTGGAGTACTGGGGTTGGCCTCGATTGCTGAATTCTTCACAGTAGGCCTTAAGCCGATAGCTACGGGCTACATTCGTGGGGTTTCCACCGCTTGGAACGGCCCTCGAGAGCGAACCGGTAATCCGTTGAGTTCCTTTTCCGATGACAGCATGGCAGCACAGCAAGGTGCGTGGGATATTGCACGCTCCCATGAGGCCGTAGTGATTCTCCTGCTAAGCGCTATCGTTGCTTATCTGACGCGAGGCCGCGGAAACGCAAGGGTGCTCGCAACCGAAATGCGAGGCAGCGAGCGAGGTGCAAAGCTTGGCCAGTGGATGCTCAAGCACGAAGAAGCATTGAAAAAACATCCTGACCTACAAGCGGCAGAGCCTCGCAGAGGCGCACTTGGGCCGCAGGAATCACCACCGAACAGCCCATCTGGAAAAGACAAAGAGCCGCCCAAGGGCAAGCCAAATACTATGCTGCGCCATGACGTCGAATGCTTCAAGGCAGACAAGATGCCGGCCTCTAAAGTCGGAGAGTTCGAGCGGCAATTGAAGGGGCAGGAGGACGGGCTGAATCGGCTGACGGTTGATGAGTATTTAGAGAATATTGCTAATCCGGTGAAACGCAGTCCGGCGGCTGCCAGAACGGCTCGCAAGGATCTGCAAGATCAATTGGAAGAGCGTTTTCAGAATGATTTTCCAGACTTGGATGTACTCGAAGCGGAGGAAGCTGCAATTAAAAAAGCCAAGGAAACGATGGCAAACCTTGCTGGACTGCACAACCCCGATCTGAGTGCTGGTGGCAAGGATATCATCGGCGATTTCGGTGACCGACAGGTTAACTCCAGCATTGGGCCTCAGTGGAGACCAAAAATTCAAAACCTCAAAGCAGCTGCTGAGAAAGTGCCAGAATCCCTGCGAGGCTCAACTTTCCTTAACGTTAAATTACATAAGTGCTGAAGGAGGCATCCGTGGACAAGGTATTTGCTAGGTTTCTAGAGAAGTTTGGTGGCCCTGTCGATCGCCAGGACGTTCCGATGTCAAGTATCGAGCGCTATAGGGGCAAACTGCCTAATCAGCTTCTGGAATACTGGACTGAGCACGGCTGGTGCGGATACGGTGAAGGGATTTTTTGGATAGTGAACCCGCAGGAGTACGAGGGAGTGGTAGCTTCCTGGATTGAGGGGACGGAACTTGAAAAGCGCGACACTTACCACCTGATTGCACGTGGTGCTTTTGGTGACCTATACCTGTGGGGCGAGAAAACGGGATTTTCACTGAAGATAACCAGCGTCTTTTCTAGATGCGTAATCCACGATTTTGAACCCACCCCCGAACAAATGGATCGTAAGCTTCAAGACTTTATCGTGTCCAGAAAAGTGGACTCTAACGATGTAGAAAATTTGTTTAGCCAGGCAAGAAGAAAGCTCGGCACGCTGCGCCATGATGAAATGTATGGTTTTGTTCCAGCGTTAATGCTTGGCGGATCAGCATCTCTTGATCATGTTGAGAAACTAAAAGCAGTGGAACATCTAATCCTGCTGTCCCAGCTTGCAGAGCTTGAGCCATATAGCTTTTAAGGCATGCATGCGTGCATACCGCCTGGAGTATTTAATCCAGTTGCCACTTATGCGGCAGCAACTGATCGATTTCACTCGCCCGTTGCGTCGGCAGACGCGTGAGCACGTCTTTCAGATATGTATACGGATCATGCCCGTTCAATCGCGCAGACTGGATCAAGCTCATGATCGCTGCCGCTCGTTTGCCGCTGCATAGCGAGCCCGCAAGTCGAGTCAGCCGAAGGGAACTTCACCCCTCGGCTGCTCACAGAACCGTACGTGACAGTCTCCCGTCATACGGCTCTTGATCACACATTCGATGCACGGAGTAGGTACCAATGCGCGAACAACTGCGGATTCTCTTTTCGGATAAGACGCAGCCGATGCTCCGCCTGACGTATTGAGATCCGGTACTTGCTCTTCATCCACTTGAGCAGGCGCGATTGCAACGCGCTCCACAATCGATAGCTGAAGTTCCGGTACCAGAATTTACTGTAGTATTCGATTCACCCTCGAATCACGGCGTTGTACCTACGGGAAAAATCTCTCAGGTCATTCGTCGTGGATCGATGGATGCGCCAGTGTTTGATCGTGTATACCATCCTGCGCATCGCCTTCATCGACGCTCCCGGCATGCACTTGCGAAAGAGTTCGCCCTTGAAATTTCTGAGGATTCACACCTTGAAGTCATAACCGAGAAAAGTGAAGCTCGTCGCGACATTGTGCCGCTCGAATATGTCGATGTAGCCAATCTTCGACTTTTCTTCGTTGATGGTTAGGCCCACCTCACTCATCCGTAGGGTCAGGCTCTCCCTGATTCAAACAGCCTCGCTCATCCTTGTGCAGTGAATAACAATATCATCAGCATACCGTTCGAACGGCACGCCGCGATGCGTCCTATCCATCCAACGATCAAAGGCATA contains:
- a CDS encoding GAD-like domain-containing protein, encoding MDKVFARFLEKFGGPVDRQDVPMSSIERYRGKLPNQLLEYWTEHGWCGYGEGIFWIVNPQEYEGVVASWIEGTELEKRDTYHLIARGAFGDLYLWGEKTGFSLKITSVFSRCVIHDFEPTPEQMDRKLQDFIVSRKVDSNDVENLFSQARRKLGTLRHDEMYGFVPALMLGGSASLDHVEKLKAVEHLILLSQLAELEPYSF
- a CDS encoding DUF6861 domain-containing protein encodes the protein MPLWTRIPSWLDIESYAERLFSTRSLGERERGMNPLSPPSSINVPSIDLIYRRVRCVRRACDLGEKEAANSILKRFSDLDIRSILDEMISAVVDMAMIIISSALTGATIGGGIGLLAGGIGAFPGATAGALVGVQAGTWILGVLGLASIAEFFTVGLKPIATGYIRGVSTAWNGPRERTGNPLSSFSDDSMAAQQGAWDIARSHEAVVILLLSAIVAYLTRGRGNARVLATEMRGSERGAKLGQWMLKHEEALKKHPDLQAAEPRRGALGPQESPPNSPSGKDKEPPKGKPNTMLRHDVECFKADKMPASKVGEFERQLKGQEDGLNRLTVDEYLENIANPVKRSPAAARTARKDLQDQLEERFQNDFPDLDVLEAEEAAIKKAKETMANLAGLHNPDLSAGGKDIIGDFGDRQVNSSIGPQWRPKIQNLKAAAEKVPESLRGSTFLNVKLHKC